A stretch of Usitatibacter palustris DNA encodes these proteins:
- the rplM gene encoding 50S ribosomal protein L13, translating into MKTFSAKPHEVRRDWFVVDATDKVLGRLAAEVSHRLRGKHKPEFTPHVDTGDYIVIVNVEKLRVTGAKETDKKYYRHSGYPGGVYETNFRKLQARHPDRVLKLAVKGMLPKGRLGYAMIKKLKIYAGPAHPHASQQPKSLEI; encoded by the coding sequence ATGAAGACCTTCTCGGCCAAGCCGCACGAGGTCCGGCGCGACTGGTTTGTCGTCGACGCTACGGACAAAGTGCTCGGTCGCCTCGCGGCAGAAGTCTCGCACCGCCTGCGTGGCAAGCACAAACCCGAATTCACGCCCCACGTGGACACTGGTGACTACATCGTCATCGTGAACGTGGAGAAGCTGCGCGTGACCGGTGCCAAGGAAACGGACAAGAAGTACTACCGCCACTCGGGCTATCCGGGCGGCGTGTACGAAACCAATTTCAGGAAGCTCCAGGCGCGCCATCCGGATCGCGTCCTGAAGCTCGCGGTCAAGGGCATGCTACCGAAGGGCCGCCTGGGCTACGCGATGATCAAGAAGCTCAAGATCTACGCCGGCCCCGCGCACCCGCACGCGTCCCAGCAACCCAAGTCCCTCGAGATCTAA
- the rpsI gene encoding 30S ribosomal protein S9 yields the protein MIGKYNYGTGRRKNAVARVFIKTGKGTITVNDRPLDEYFSRETGRMIVRQPLELTNHGATFDIKVNVFGGGESGQAGAVRHGITRALIEYDPTLKPALSKAGLVTRDAREVERKKVGLHKARRRKQFSKR from the coding sequence ATGATCGGCAAGTACAACTACGGTACCGGCCGCCGCAAGAATGCGGTGGCGCGGGTCTTCATCAAGACGGGCAAGGGCACGATCACCGTGAATGATCGTCCGCTCGACGAATACTTTTCGCGCGAGACCGGCCGGATGATCGTTCGCCAGCCCCTCGAGCTCACGAACCACGGCGCGACGTTCGACATCAAGGTCAACGTGTTCGGCGGTGGTGAGTCGGGCCAGGCGGGTGCGGTGCGCCACGGCATCACGCGTGCGCTCATCGAATACGATCCCACGCTCAAGCCGGCGCTTTCGAAGGCGGGCCTCGTCACGCGTGATGCGCGCGAAGTCGAGCGCAAGAAGGTCGGCCTGCACAAGGCGCGACGTCGCAAGCAGTTCTCGAAGCGATAG
- the argC gene encoding N-acetyl-gamma-glutamyl-phosphate reductase, protein MIKVGIVGGTGYTGVELLRLLAQHPDVEILTITSRGDAGTKVADMFPSLRGRVDISFTDPAKAPLAQCDCVFFATPNGVAMSQAKAILDAGARIVDLSADFRLKDRAVWEKWYKVTHAAPELIAEAVYGLPEVNRARIKGARLVANPGCYATAVQLALLPLVESDFVDHRSFIADGKSGVSGAGRKAEVNLLFSEASDNFKAYAVHGHRHHPEIVESLQSLENASGRKIGLTFVPHLVPMVRGILATVYARIEREADFQSLYEKRFAGEPFVDVLPPGSQPETRSVRGSNQCRIAVHRPMDGDTLVVLAVEDNLVKGAAGQAVQNMNLMFGFPESRGIDQIAVVP, encoded by the coding sequence ATGATCAAGGTCGGCATTGTCGGAGGTACGGGCTACACAGGCGTCGAGCTGCTGAGGCTGCTCGCCCAGCATCCGGACGTGGAGATCCTGACCATCACGTCCCGCGGCGACGCGGGCACGAAGGTCGCGGACATGTTCCCGTCGCTGCGCGGCCGCGTGGACATTTCGTTCACGGATCCGGCGAAGGCGCCGCTCGCGCAGTGCGATTGCGTGTTTTTCGCGACGCCCAACGGGGTCGCGATGTCGCAGGCGAAGGCGATCCTCGACGCCGGTGCGCGGATCGTGGACCTGTCCGCCGATTTTCGCCTGAAGGATCGCGCCGTCTGGGAGAAGTGGTACAAGGTGACTCATGCGGCGCCCGAACTCATTGCCGAGGCCGTCTACGGCCTTCCGGAAGTCAACCGTGCGCGCATCAAGGGCGCGCGCCTCGTTGCGAATCCCGGTTGCTACGCGACGGCCGTGCAGCTCGCGCTCCTGCCACTGGTCGAGTCGGATTTCGTCGACCATCGCAGCTTCATCGCGGATGGCAAGTCCGGCGTGAGCGGCGCAGGGCGCAAGGCCGAGGTGAACCTGTTGTTCTCCGAAGCCTCGGACAATTTCAAGGCTTACGCCGTGCACGGGCATCGTCACCACCCCGAGATCGTCGAGAGCCTTCAAAGCCTCGAGAACGCATCGGGTCGGAAGATCGGCCTGACGTTCGTTCCGCACTTGGTACCGATGGTGCGCGGCATCCTCGCGACGGTCTACGCGCGCATCGAGCGCGAAGCTGATTTCCAGTCGCTCTACGAGAAGCGTTTCGCCGGCGAGCCTTTCGTGGACGTCCTCCCGCCGGGCAGCCAGCCCGAGACGCGCTCGGTGCGGGGATCGAACCAGTGCCGCATCGCCGTGCATCGTCCAATGGATGGCGACACGTTGGTCGTGCTGGCGGTCGAGGACAACCTCGTGAAGGGTGCGGCGGGGCAGGCCGTTCAGAACATGAACCTCATGTTCGGTTTCCCGGAGAGCCGTGGAATCGACCAGATCGCGGTCGTTCCGTGA
- a CDS encoding DUF6776 family protein, with amino-acid sequence MRSARMTIRSQLAWYWRWLLNILMMVAVGGIVWWLVQNSYRITGFNHDEAREQIAALGEENRGLKRDLETARSSLTERDRQLQIEKASQSELARSFTQLQDENAALKEDLGFLRNIMSSGATPEGLGVSNLKVESDGRPQEYRYRMLLTQGGQRKQDFKGRIQVVAHVQHRDGSASLTFPEAAAGDAAGAVDFRFYQKIEGRFRLPDGAILKSVDVRVLALPGGQVKLSRTVNMP; translated from the coding sequence ATGCGCTCCGCGCGCATGACGATTCGCTCGCAGCTCGCGTGGTATTGGCGTTGGCTGCTCAACATCCTGATGATGGTCGCGGTCGGCGGCATCGTCTGGTGGCTCGTGCAGAACAGCTACCGGATCACCGGCTTCAACCATGACGAGGCCCGAGAACAGATTGCTGCCCTGGGCGAGGAAAACCGGGGGCTCAAGCGCGACCTGGAGACGGCGCGCAGCAGCCTGACCGAGCGCGACCGGCAGTTGCAGATCGAGAAGGCATCGCAGTCGGAGCTCGCGCGATCGTTCACGCAGTTGCAGGACGAGAACGCCGCGCTGAAGGAGGATCTCGGCTTCCTTCGCAACATCATGTCGTCCGGGGCTACGCCTGAGGGGCTCGGTGTCTCGAATCTGAAGGTCGAATCCGATGGCCGGCCGCAGGAATATCGATACCGGATGCTTCTCACCCAGGGCGGGCAACGCAAGCAGGACTTCAAGGGACGCATCCAGGTCGTCGCGCATGTCCAGCATCGCGACGGATCGGCGAGCCTCACGTTTCCGGAAGCCGCGGCCGGCGACGCGGCAGGTGCCGTGGACTTCCGCTTCTACCAGAAGATCGAGGGCCGGTTCCGGCTGCCCGACGGGGCCATCCTGAAGAGCGTGGACGTCCGCGTCCTTGCGCTGCCCGGGGGACAGGTTAAACTGTCCCGTACCGTGAACATGCCGTAG
- a CDS encoding bactofilin family protein codes for MFGKSNNSSPIDSLIGAGTTIEGDISFTGGLRIDGSVKGNVTATGSKPGTLVLSELAKVEGEINVAHVVINGTVAGPVRASEYVELLPKARVTGNVSYKSIEIHVGAIVMGQLVYENPQKSDKVVELKPATGGAD; via the coding sequence ATGTTCGGTAAGTCCAACAATTCGAGCCCGATCGACAGTCTCATCGGTGCCGGTACGACGATCGAAGGGGATATCTCCTTCACGGGCGGATTGCGAATCGACGGAAGCGTGAAGGGCAACGTGACTGCGACGGGCAGCAAGCCCGGCACTCTCGTGCTCTCGGAGCTCGCGAAGGTCGAGGGCGAGATCAACGTCGCGCACGTGGTCATCAACGGCACTGTTGCCGGGCCGGTTCGTGCCTCCGAGTACGTCGAACTTCTGCCCAAGGCGCGGGTCACAGGCAATGTCTCGTACAAATCCATCGAGATTCACGTTGGGGCGATCGTGATGGGCCAGTTGGTCTACGAAAATCCCCAGAAAAGCGACAAGGTCGTCGAGCTGAAGCCCGCCACGGGCGGCGCCGACTGA
- the erpA gene encoding iron-sulfur cluster insertion protein ErpA — MNDMTTALPDPLLFSESAANKVKALIEEEGNNDLKLRVFVTGGGCSGLQYGFTFDEMTNEDDTVMQKNGVSLLIDPMSYQYLMGAEIDYTEGLEGAQFVIKNPNAVSTCGCGSSFTV; from the coding sequence ATGAATGACATGACCACTGCGTTGCCCGATCCGCTTCTCTTCAGCGAGAGCGCGGCCAACAAGGTGAAGGCGCTCATCGAGGAAGAGGGCAACAACGACCTCAAGCTGCGAGTGTTTGTCACTGGCGGCGGTTGTTCGGGCCTTCAGTACGGTTTCACGTTCGACGAGATGACCAACGAAGACGATACGGTCATGCAGAAGAACGGCGTGAGCCTGCTCATCGATCCGATGAGCTACCAGTACCTGATGGGTGCGGAGATCGACTACACCGAGGGACTGGAGGGCGCGCAGTTCGTGATCAAGAATCCGAATGCCGTATCCACGTGCGGCTGCGGATCGTCGTTCACGGTCTGA
- a CDS encoding anhydro-N-acetylmuramic acid kinase, whose amino-acid sequence MTPLYAGVMSGTSLDGADAAIVDFEHSPPRTVAFATIDFAPDLRKRLLALNYAETDSLDASAEATIDLAEAYAAAVRETMARASLGRERIAAIGCHGQTVRHRPERGFTIQLNDPARLAELVGIDVVADFRRRDMAAGGQGAPLAPAFHDHVFRHATIARAIVNVGGISNVSLLVPGKPHTGFDCGPGNVLLDAWAQRHLGTPYDEDGKWAGGGKVEPRFLASLLADPFFDKPPPKSTGRELFNLEWLDAKVPKGTTAQDIQATLLEATARSIADAVARYGAVVGEVALCGGGARNPALLSRVRELCKPARVTTTDTLGIPSGHVEAAAFAWFAMKCLRREAIDLRGVTGANGPRILGAIYPA is encoded by the coding sequence GTGACGCCGCTGTACGCCGGCGTGATGTCGGGCACGAGCCTCGACGGCGCGGATGCCGCTATCGTCGACTTCGAGCATTCGCCACCGCGCACCGTCGCCTTCGCCACGATCGATTTCGCGCCCGACCTTCGCAAGCGGTTGCTCGCGTTGAACTACGCCGAGACGGATTCCCTGGACGCGTCCGCAGAGGCCACGATCGACCTTGCAGAGGCCTACGCTGCGGCGGTGCGCGAGACCATGGCGCGCGCGAGCCTGGGACGAGAGCGGATCGCGGCGATCGGATGTCATGGACAGACTGTTCGCCATCGTCCCGAACGCGGATTCACCATCCAGCTGAACGATCCCGCGCGGCTCGCCGAGCTTGTTGGCATCGACGTCGTCGCCGATTTTCGTCGCCGTGACATGGCCGCCGGTGGCCAGGGCGCGCCACTTGCGCCCGCGTTCCACGATCACGTTTTCCGCCACGCCACAATCGCCAGAGCGATCGTGAATGTAGGTGGAATCAGCAATGTGTCCCTACTCGTTCCCGGAAAACCTCACACTGGATTCGATTGCGGACCTGGCAACGTGCTTCTCGATGCGTGGGCGCAGCGACACCTGGGCACGCCCTACGACGAGGATGGAAAATGGGCAGGAGGGGGCAAGGTGGAGCCTCGGTTCCTCGCGAGTCTTCTTGCCGATCCGTTCTTCGACAAGCCGCCGCCGAAGAGCACGGGGCGCGAGCTCTTCAACCTCGAGTGGCTGGACGCGAAGGTTCCGAAAGGCACCACCGCGCAGGACATCCAGGCGACCCTGCTCGAAGCGACGGCCCGATCCATCGCCGACGCTGTCGCTCGATACGGTGCGGTTGTTGGTGAGGTTGCGCTGTGCGGAGGGGGAGCTCGCAACCCTGCATTGCTCTCACGCGTGCGCGAGCTGTGCAAGCCCGCGAGGGTCACCACCACCGACACGCTGGGTATTCCCAGTGGCCACGTGGAAGCCGCGGCGTTCGCCTGGTTTGCGATGAAGTGCCTCCGCCGCGAAGCCATCGACCTGCGCGGCGTCACGGGGGCGAACGGTCCGCGAATCCTCGGCGCGATCTACCCGGCCTGA
- a CDS encoding M23 family metallopeptidase gives MFLVSCDQFMQDDAMLAQKADILAQRSARLRPLRQVTAAALLLVMPALGVVTAFGVAPATVTHRHEVAIVEQPISLPLPEQQNLSVARFVAQERVLRGDTVAALFDRLGVRDPRALEFLRGDAKGRMIFRQLVPGKLLQAETGPEGELLALRYFLGPQGLLEIMRTPDGFVANERAIADPPRVFHKAATIQSSLFAATDSVGIPDAIAMQITRVFATDIDFHSDLRKGDRFTVVYEMLYDSGELVTAGRILSAEFVNDGRRYHAVLFRDDEGNEGHYDLDGTNRAKAFLRSPVEFSRVSSGFGARFHPIFNNWRAHTGVDFAAPRGTRVLAAADGHVIGAGWRNGYGNAVEIKHGGSITTLYGHLSGFAPAIRTGARVRQGDPIGFVGATGWATGPHLHYEFKISGAHQDPMKVALPKATPVPAASKARFDATATEARTTLGRVRTAANALRFD, from the coding sequence ATGTTTCTGGTATCCTGCGACCAGTTCATGCAGGACGATGCAATGCTTGCCCAAAAGGCGGACATTTTAGCGCAGCGCTCGGCTCGCCTCAGACCATTGCGGCAGGTCACGGCCGCTGCCTTGCTCCTCGTAATGCCGGCGCTCGGCGTAGTAACCGCCTTTGGCGTAGCCCCCGCGACGGTAACGCACCGCCACGAGGTAGCGATCGTCGAGCAACCCATCTCGCTGCCGCTTCCCGAGCAACAGAACCTCTCCGTGGCACGTTTTGTCGCCCAGGAGCGTGTTCTCAGGGGAGACACGGTTGCCGCATTGTTCGATCGCCTCGGCGTTCGCGATCCGCGCGCCCTGGAGTTCCTTCGCGGCGACGCGAAGGGACGGATGATCTTTCGCCAGCTCGTGCCCGGCAAGCTTCTCCAGGCCGAGACCGGTCCCGAAGGCGAGTTGCTCGCGTTGCGCTATTTCCTCGGGCCCCAGGGTCTGCTCGAAATCATGCGGACTCCCGACGGATTTGTAGCCAATGAACGCGCGATCGCCGATCCGCCGCGCGTGTTCCACAAGGCTGCAACGATCCAGTCGTCCCTTTTCGCAGCGACGGATTCGGTGGGCATCCCGGACGCCATTGCCATGCAGATCACGCGGGTCTTCGCCACGGACATCGATTTCCATAGCGACCTTCGCAAAGGCGATCGCTTCACGGTCGTCTACGAGATGCTCTACGACTCGGGTGAGCTGGTGACTGCGGGCCGCATCCTCAGTGCCGAGTTCGTGAACGACGGACGGCGCTATCACGCCGTGCTCTTCCGGGACGACGAGGGCAACGAAGGCCACTACGATCTCGACGGCACGAATCGCGCAAAGGCTTTCCTGCGATCACCGGTGGAGTTCTCGCGCGTGAGCTCCGGCTTCGGCGCCCGTTTTCATCCCATCTTCAACAACTGGCGTGCACACACCGGTGTCGATTTCGCCGCGCCTCGGGGCACGCGCGTGTTGGCGGCAGCCGACGGACACGTGATTGGCGCGGGGTGGCGCAACGGATACGGCAATGCGGTCGAGATCAAACACGGCGGCAGTATCACGACGCTGTACGGACACTTGTCTGGTTTCGCGCCAGCGATTCGCACCGGCGCGCGCGTTCGACAGGGCGATCCCATCGGATTCGTCGGCGCCACGGGTTGGGCCACGGGACCGCATCTTCACTACGAGTTCAAGATCTCCGGCGCCCATCAGGACCCGATGAAGGTCGCGTTGCCGAAGGCCACGCCGGTACCTGCCGCTTCGAAGGCTCGCTTCGACGCCACTGCGACTGAGGCGCGCACAACGCTCGGACGCGTACGAACCGCGGCCAACGCTTTGCGCTTCGACTGA
- the tyrS gene encoding tyrosine--tRNA ligase encodes MTQSSDLAEIRRGTSELLLVEDLERKLARGKPLRVKAGFDPTAPDLHLGHTVLLNKMRQFQDMGHHVMFLIGDFTGMIGDPSGRNATRPPLTPEQIAENAETYKAQVFKVLDPAKTEVLFNSVWSEKLGAAGMIRLASKYTVARMLERDDFSQRFADQRPISIHEFFYPLMQGYDSVAMRADVELGGNDQKFNLLVGRELQKDFGQEPQVILTMPLLEGIGGTEKMSKSLGNYVGINEPPDDMFGKLMSISDELMWRYVELLSFESLATIQSWKRSVGEGANPRDIKVRFAQEIVARFHDRAAAEASLANFESRFRHGGVPDDLEEQFIDAPGGDATLVQVLKSSGVCPSTSEAIRMIEQGGVRVNGEKVSDKALKLPVGSTYVLQVGKRKFARVTLKRAA; translated from the coding sequence ATGACTCAGTCGTCCGATCTCGCCGAAATCCGGCGCGGAACCAGCGAACTCCTGCTCGTGGAGGACCTCGAGCGGAAGCTGGCGCGCGGCAAGCCGCTGCGAGTGAAGGCTGGGTTCGACCCCACGGCACCGGATCTTCACCTGGGCCACACGGTCCTGCTCAACAAGATGCGCCAGTTCCAGGACATGGGGCACCACGTGATGTTCCTGATCGGCGATTTCACGGGAATGATCGGCGACCCGAGTGGGCGCAATGCGACGCGACCGCCCCTCACGCCCGAGCAGATCGCGGAGAACGCCGAGACATACAAGGCGCAGGTCTTCAAGGTTCTTGATCCCGCGAAGACCGAAGTCCTGTTCAACTCCGTCTGGAGCGAGAAGCTCGGCGCGGCAGGAATGATTCGCCTTGCGTCGAAGTACACGGTGGCACGCATGCTCGAGCGGGACGATTTCTCGCAGCGCTTCGCCGATCAACGCCCCATCTCGATCCACGAGTTCTTCTATCCATTGATGCAGGGATACGACTCGGTGGCGATGCGCGCGGATGTCGAACTGGGCGGAAACGACCAGAAGTTCAACCTGCTCGTGGGACGCGAATTGCAGAAGGACTTTGGGCAGGAGCCACAGGTGATCCTCACGATGCCGCTGCTCGAGGGCATTGGCGGCACGGAGAAGATGTCCAAGTCATTGGGCAACTATGTCGGGATCAACGAGCCGCCCGACGACATGTTCGGCAAGCTGATGTCGATCTCGGATGAGCTGATGTGGCGCTATGTCGAACTGCTCTCGTTCGAATCGCTTGCGACTATCCAATCCTGGAAGCGATCGGTGGGTGAGGGCGCCAATCCGCGGGACATCAAGGTGCGCTTCGCGCAGGAGATCGTTGCACGGTTCCATGATCGCGCGGCTGCCGAGGCGTCCTTGGCGAACTTCGAATCCCGTTTTCGCCATGGCGGCGTACCGGACGACCTTGAGGAACAGTTCATCGACGCTCCAGGCGGCGATGCAACGCTTGTCCAGGTGCTCAAGTCATCGGGCGTGTGCCCGAGCACGTCGGAGGCCATCCGCATGATCGAGCAGGGGGGCGTCCGGGTGAATGGCGAGAAGGTGAGCGACAAGGCGCTGAAACTGCCGGTCGGAAGTACCTACGTCCTGCAGGTGGGCAAGCGCAAGTTCGCCCGCGTCACCCTGAAGCGGGCGGCATAG
- a CDS encoding YciI family protein, which produces MEYMILIYGDEGAWARMDESQLNAAYGEYMAYTQELVSAGVLRGGSELKPVSTATTVTARGGKMRATDGPYAETKEQLGGYYLIDVANLDEAVKWAGKCPAAKEGYCEVRPLSPSPPPA; this is translated from the coding sequence ATGGAATACATGATCCTGATCTACGGCGACGAAGGCGCCTGGGCCCGCATGGATGAGTCCCAGCTCAACGCGGCCTACGGCGAGTACATGGCGTACACGCAGGAGCTTGTCTCCGCCGGCGTCCTTCGCGGCGGCTCGGAGTTGAAGCCCGTATCGACCGCCACGACCGTGACCGCCCGCGGCGGAAAGATGCGCGCGACCGACGGCCCCTACGCCGAGACGAAGGAACAGCTGGGGGGTTATTACCTCATCGACGTCGCCAATCTCGACGAAGCCGTGAAATGGGCCGGAAAGTGCCCGGCTGCGAAGGAAGGCTACTGCGAAGTGCGGCCGCTCAGTCCAAGTCCTCCGCCAGCCTGA
- a CDS encoding adenylate/guanylate cyclase domain-containing protein, translated as MPRPAESLFADGERLAFDAQMRLLREYFPRPIADDVVLIGTDDETEQVFTEPIALWHRHFARVFHGLAKARPAAVGVDVVLPERSFDAIMPGIDRALMRGLFDIKRSTVLVYVQGVNSTGELVPVQENFRGIVGPENLGIDRQFNDPDSVSRRFSERELAASSGAVPTLAGQILRGLGRPVEEGYIDFSVGHPLVRYIPIQQVAEWSDAGDEAKLKAAFGGRIVLIGSLIGTTDRWIFPVKLIELPDEAKRSAQITEAARRLQLSQPGVVIHLQVLRSHLANGLLKPVPEWIRWILCAVAALAVLIHWRPRTVALAFVGIPLALLAASMATVRSAQVLLPIASVVLCFWTALVARGIFDAAEAVVERLRLQRSFAGQVSPAVMKEMLHGDLAPGLSGQLADICVLFSDVRDFTTLSEKMPPQIVTTVLQRYFDRMVHAVHRYDGTVDKFIGDGMMVLFGAPRKSPDPCGDAVQCALAMMAELDALNVEFERDGLPTLSIGIGVNYGSVTVGNIGSSERHNYSAIGDAVNVAARIEGLTKELGRKILITESVVSRIEPERFHFDPLGTHGVKGHSPVKVWGIRTMRVAPAAA; from the coding sequence ATTCCGCGCCCGGCCGAATCGCTCTTCGCCGACGGCGAGCGCCTCGCATTCGATGCGCAGATGCGGCTCCTGCGCGAGTACTTCCCGCGACCCATCGCCGACGACGTGGTCCTGATCGGCACCGACGACGAAACCGAGCAGGTTTTCACCGAGCCCATCGCGCTGTGGCATCGCCACTTTGCGCGCGTATTCCATGGACTTGCGAAGGCGCGGCCCGCCGCGGTCGGCGTCGACGTCGTCCTTCCCGAGCGATCCTTCGACGCGATCATGCCGGGGATCGATCGGGCGTTGATGCGCGGCCTCTTCGACATCAAGCGCTCGACAGTGCTGGTCTACGTCCAGGGGGTGAACAGCACGGGCGAACTTGTACCGGTGCAGGAGAATTTCCGTGGCATCGTCGGGCCGGAGAACCTGGGTATCGACCGGCAATTCAACGACCCGGACTCGGTCTCGCGGCGCTTCAGCGAGCGCGAGCTGGCTGCGTCGTCGGGAGCCGTGCCGACGCTTGCGGGACAGATCCTGCGCGGGTTGGGTCGGCCCGTGGAGGAGGGCTACATCGACTTCAGCGTTGGGCATCCCCTCGTACGCTACATACCCATCCAGCAAGTCGCGGAGTGGAGCGATGCGGGCGACGAAGCAAAATTGAAAGCGGCCTTCGGCGGGCGCATCGTGCTCATCGGCAGTCTCATCGGGACCACGGATCGCTGGATTTTTCCCGTGAAGCTGATCGAACTACCGGACGAAGCGAAGCGATCCGCGCAGATCACGGAAGCAGCGCGCCGGCTGCAATTGAGCCAGCCCGGCGTCGTGATCCACCTGCAGGTTCTGCGAAGCCACCTGGCCAACGGGCTGCTGAAACCGGTACCCGAGTGGATTCGCTGGATCCTCTGCGCGGTTGCCGCGCTGGCCGTGCTCATCCATTGGCGGCCGAGGACGGTCGCGCTCGCGTTCGTCGGAATCCCGCTGGCCCTGCTCGCAGCAAGCATGGCCACGGTTCGCAGCGCGCAGGTGCTGTTGCCCATCGCATCGGTGGTGCTGTGTTTCTGGACCGCGCTGGTCGCGCGAGGCATCTTCGACGCGGCCGAGGCCGTGGTGGAGCGGTTGCGCCTGCAGCGCTCCTTTGCGGGCCAGGTGAGCCCGGCCGTGATGAAGGAAATGCTTCACGGAGACCTCGCTCCCGGATTGAGCGGCCAGCTCGCGGACATCTGCGTCCTCTTCAGCGATGTGCGGGATTTCACAACGCTCTCCGAGAAGATGCCCCCCCAGATCGTGACGACTGTTCTGCAGCGCTACTTCGACCGCATGGTGCACGCTGTGCATCGATACGATGGAACGGTCGACAAGTTCATCGGCGACGGCATGATGGTGCTCTTCGGGGCGCCGCGAAAATCGCCCGATCCGTGCGGCGACGCGGTGCAGTGCGCGCTCGCGATGATGGCCGAGCTCGACGCATTGAATGTCGAGTTCGAGCGCGATGGACTGCCGACGCTCTCCATAGGAATCGGCGTAAACTACGGCTCGGTCACGGTCGGAAATATCGGGTCGTCGGAGCGGCACAATTACTCGGCGATCGGCGACGCAGTGAACGTCGCCGCACGAATTGAAGGACTCACGAAAGAGCTCGGCCGCAAGATCCTCATCACCGAGTCCGTCGTGAGCAGGATAGAACCCGAACGATTCCACTTCGATCCGCTGGGCACGCATGGCGTGAAAGGCCACAGCCCGGTGAAGGTCTGGGGAATTCGCACGATGCGGGTGGCGCCGGCAGCAGCCTGA